A genomic stretch from Styela clava chromosome 5, kaStyClav1.hap1.2, whole genome shotgun sequence includes:
- the LOC120344304 gene encoding vesicle-trafficking protein SEC22b-like, with amino-acid sequence MVLMTMIARVADGLALAASIQEDEQVGRSLTEYQNQAKLLFRKLNQQSPDRCTIETPPMLFHYLIDKGICYLVLCERSFSKKLAFSYLEELKSEFFVQYGNRVNSVSRPYAFIEFDTYIQKTKKAYTDTRTRRNLTHVASELQDVQRIMVSNIDDVLQRGVALSDLGDKASNLATLSHKYKQDAHFLNLRSSYAKIAAIIILLVIFLIYIRYWWL; translated from the exons ATGGTTTTGATGACAATGATTGCAAGGGTGGCAGATGGCCTTGCATTAGCAGCTTCAATACAAGAAGATGAACAG GTTGGTCGCAGTCTAACAGAATATCAGAATCAAGCAAAACTGTTATTTCGAAAATTAAATCAACAAAGTCCGGACCGATGCACTATTGAAACTCCACCTATGCTTTTTCA CTATTTGATTGATAAGGGGATATGTTATCTTGTTCTGTGTGAAAGATCATTCAGTAAGAAGCTTGCTTTTTCATATTTGGAGGAGTtaaaatcagaattttttgtgcaATATGGAAATAGAGTCAATTCTGTTTCTAGACCTTACGCTTTTATAGAATTTG atACTTATATTCAAAAAACTAAGAAAGCGTACACTGATACCAGAACAAGAAGAAATTTAACTCATGTTGCGAGTGAGTTACAAGATGTACAGAGGATTATGGTATCTAATATTGATGATGTTCTTCAACGAGGAGTTGCTTTGTCAG ATCTTGGTGACAAAGCGAGCAACTTAGCAACGCTATCGCATAAGTACAAGCAAGATGCACACTTTCTTAATCTACGGTCTTCCTATGCTAAGATTGCTGCCATAATTATACTTTTGGTCATATTTCTCATATATATAAGATATTGGTGGTTATGA